Proteins from a genomic interval of Lelliottia amnigena:
- the ccpA gene encoding LacI family transcriptional regulator: MMSTINDVSRLAGVSKATVSRVLSGSRGVKEASREAVLKAADELNYRPNVIAQSLLSQSTGCIGVICAQDNINQTTGYLYALEKHLSQHQKHLLLRFANTKSEVLNALDELSCGLCDDILIIGARFPLQVDQENVILVDCMESDNANSIQFDHAFAAETACNYLTSQGRRQIALIQPQGSGFADQVLLGYKHALEKNFLPFNRNLVFMDATSSSVALQELLNNATTLNFNALLVADEQEAHRVIPQLQAFNKSVPEDIMVFSLAGSLHLPGIPTIPAIEYSMDAMAARIVAWLNEKTQMLGSYVLRGDLIIPDIRKR; encoded by the coding sequence GGGTGTCAAAAGCCACGGTATCACGGGTGTTGAGCGGGTCGCGCGGCGTTAAGGAAGCCAGCCGTGAGGCCGTATTAAAAGCGGCGGATGAGCTGAACTATCGGCCAAACGTCATTGCGCAGTCGCTGCTGAGCCAATCGACCGGCTGTATCGGTGTTATTTGCGCGCAGGATAATATCAACCAGACGACGGGCTATCTGTACGCGCTGGAAAAACACCTCAGTCAGCATCAAAAACACCTGCTGCTGCGCTTCGCAAACACGAAAAGTGAAGTGCTTAATGCACTTGATGAACTCTCCTGCGGACTGTGCGATGACATTCTGATTATCGGTGCGCGCTTCCCTCTGCAAGTCGATCAGGAAAACGTCATTCTGGTGGACTGCATGGAGTCTGATAATGCCAATAGCATCCAGTTTGATCACGCCTTTGCCGCCGAAACCGCCTGTAATTATCTGACCAGCCAGGGCCGCCGCCAGATTGCGCTGATCCAGCCGCAGGGCAGTGGTTTTGCCGATCAGGTGCTGCTCGGTTACAAACACGCGCTGGAGAAAAACTTCCTGCCGTTTAATCGTAATCTGGTGTTTATGGATGCCACATCGTCATCCGTGGCGTTGCAGGAATTGCTCAATAACGCCACGACGCTGAATTTTAATGCGCTGTTGGTGGCTGATGAGCAAGAAGCACATCGCGTGATCCCGCAGCTGCAGGCGTTCAATAAATCGGTGCCGGAAGACATCATGGTCTTTAGTCTGGCCGGTTCGCTGCATCTGCCAGGGATTCCAACAATTCCGGCGATTGAATATTCGATGGATGCCATGGCGGCGCGTATTGTGGCGTGGCTCAATGAAAAAACGCAGATGCTCGGCTCATACGTTTTGCGTGGTGATTTGATTATTCCAGATATCCGCAAGCGTTAA
- the yicS gene encoding protein YicS, producing MKVAHLFCLVVCLLFAAFAHAKETRDPAKDEKIKQVVMKDIKKVCSPQSKQTDKEWQTMIMSSEANKLLIKNAVLAMERDNLDNYWEAVGKVDCMEDY from the coding sequence ATGAAAGTTGCACACCTGTTTTGCCTGGTTGTCTGTTTACTTTTTGCCGCCTTCGCCCATGCGAAGGAGACGCGAGATCCGGCTAAAGATGAGAAAATTAAACAAGTCGTGATGAAAGATATCAAAAAAGTCTGTTCGCCTCAGAGCAAGCAGACGGATAAAGAGTGGCAGACCATGATTATGTCATCGGAGGCGAATAAGCTGCTGATTAAAAACGCCGTGCTGGCGATGGAACGCGACAATCTGGACAACTACTGGGAGGCGGTTGGAAAGGTCGATTGCATGGAGGATTACTGA
- a CDS encoding N-acetyltransferase GCN5 yields the protein MQLSVTNTITAHEKDELLSGLRSYNRQFINFANVSGDVAVYARDEKGVMIGGLMGNRKGEWLNIDYLWVSSDARGTGLGSQIMQAAEEEAKRMGCLHALVDTFSFQARPFYEKQGYRLQMTLDDFPQKGMQRHYLSKVL from the coding sequence ATGCAACTGAGCGTCACCAACACGATTACCGCACATGAGAAAGATGAACTCCTGAGCGGATTACGCTCTTACAACCGTCAGTTTATTAACTTTGCCAACGTGAGCGGCGACGTTGCGGTTTATGCGCGTGATGAAAAGGGCGTGATGATCGGTGGGCTGATGGGCAACCGCAAAGGAGAATGGCTGAACATTGACTATTTGTGGGTCAGCAGCGATGCGCGCGGCACCGGACTTGGGAGCCAAATTATGCAGGCCGCCGAAGAAGAGGCAAAACGTATGGGATGCCTCCATGCGCTGGTGGACACGTTTAGCTTTCAGGCCCGCCCGTTTTATGAAAAGCAGGGCTATCGGCTGCAAATGACGCTGGATGATTTTCCGCAAAAGGGCATGCAGCGGCATTACCTGTCGAAAGTGCTCTAA
- the acrR_1 gene encoding TetR family transcriptional regulator, with amino-acid sequence MPAQKDHSESTPQSRRPGRPRGTKPTATGRERLLDIALDLFSRQGIANTSLNAIAKEAGVTPAMLHYYFNSREQLLDAMVEERFLPLRSAIGAVFDAHPDDPVTALTLMVKKLAELAGQYHWFAPLWMQEVIGEMPVLRTHLQARFGDDKYQATLANIARWQQEGKLNRELAPELLFTTLLSLVLVPFSRMRNDERLKALSPEIIVRHALAVIGEGIGG; translated from the coding sequence ATGCCAGCACAAAAGGACCATTCTGAATCCACGCCGCAAAGCCGTCGCCCCGGACGCCCGCGTGGAACAAAGCCCACAGCCACCGGCCGGGAACGATTGCTGGACATTGCCCTTGATCTGTTTTCCCGCCAGGGCATCGCGAATACGTCCCTCAATGCCATTGCGAAAGAAGCGGGCGTGACGCCAGCAATGCTGCATTACTATTTCAATTCTCGTGAGCAATTACTCGACGCCATGGTCGAGGAGCGTTTTCTGCCACTTCGCAGCGCGATCGGCGCGGTTTTTGACGCACATCCAGATGATCCCGTCACGGCGCTGACTTTGATGGTAAAAAAACTGGCAGAACTCGCCGGGCAATATCACTGGTTTGCGCCGCTGTGGATGCAGGAAGTGATTGGCGAAATGCCGGTGCTGCGCACCCATCTGCAGGCACGCTTTGGAGATGATAAATATCAGGCGACGCTTGCCAATATTGCGCGCTGGCAGCAGGAAGGCAAACTGAACCGCGAGCTTGCGCCAGAGTTGCTCTTCACCACCCTATTAAGCCTGGTGCTGGTGCCGTTCTCGCGGATGCGAAACGACGAAAGGCTAAAAGCGCTCTCACCGGAGATTATCGTGAGACATGCGCTTGCGGTGATTGGCGAGGGGATCGGCGGTTAG
- the emrB_1 gene encoding emrB: MVISMAAVADVIPPADRGRYQGLFGGVFGLATVIGPLIGGFIVQHASWRWIFYINLPLGLFALLVIGAVFHSSSKRSAHEIDYLGAFYLSMALLCIILFTTEGGTIREWSDPQLWCILAFGLTGIAGFIYEERLAWEPIIPCRCSAIAAFCCAV, encoded by the coding sequence ATGGTGATCAGCATGGCCGCGGTGGCGGATGTGATTCCTCCTGCCGATCGCGGCCGTTATCAGGGTCTGTTTGGCGGCGTGTTTGGTCTGGCTACGGTTATCGGGCCGCTGATCGGCGGATTTATCGTGCAGCACGCCTCCTGGCGCTGGATTTTCTATATCAACCTGCCGCTTGGGCTATTCGCCCTGCTGGTGATCGGTGCGGTGTTCCACAGCAGTAGCAAACGCAGCGCGCATGAGATCGACTATCTCGGGGCGTTTTATCTCAGCATGGCGCTGCTGTGCATTATTCTTTTCACCACCGAAGGGGGCACAATACGCGAGTGGAGCGATCCGCAGCTATGGTGCATTTTAGCCTTCGGGCTGACGGGGATTGCCGGGTTTATTTATGAGGAGCGGCTGGCGTGGGAGCCGATTATTCCCTGTCGCTGTTCCGCGATCGCAGCTTTCTGCTGTGCAGTCTGA
- the emrB_2 gene encoding emrB encodes MGADYSLSLFRDRSFLLCSLIGFIIGMSLFGSVTFLPLYLQVVKNATPTQAGLQLIPLMGGLLLTSIISGRIISRTGKYRLFPILGTLLGVIGMALLTRITIDSPTWQLYLFTGVLGMGLGLVMQVLVLAVQNSVSSSQYGVATSGVTLFRSIGGAIGVALFGAVFTHVLQSGLIERLPEGTELPRELNPVAIHHLPDALRLGYLDAFGSAIHAVFMIAAGIMVLAFALSWFLRESPLRRDNGHP; translated from the coding sequence GTGGGAGCCGATTATTCCCTGTCGCTGTTCCGCGATCGCAGCTTTCTGCTGTGCAGTCTGATCGGCTTTATTATCGGGATGTCGCTGTTTGGTTCAGTGACGTTCCTGCCGCTCTATTTGCAGGTGGTCAAAAATGCCACCCCGACGCAGGCGGGGCTGCAGTTGATTCCACTGATGGGCGGCCTGCTGCTGACCTCTATCATCAGCGGGCGCATCATCAGCCGCACCGGAAAATACCGGCTGTTTCCGATTCTCGGCACCCTTCTGGGCGTGATCGGTATGGCGTTACTGACACGGATTACCATTGATTCACCGACCTGGCAGCTGTACTTGTTTACCGGCGTATTGGGAATGGGGTTAGGGCTGGTGATGCAGGTGCTGGTGCTGGCGGTACAAAACAGCGTCTCGTCCAGCCAGTACGGCGTGGCGACATCCGGCGTGACGCTGTTCCGCTCGATTGGCGGGGCGATTGGCGTCGCGCTGTTTGGTGCAGTGTTCACGCATGTCCTGCAATCCGGACTGATTGAACGCTTACCGGAAGGTACCGAACTGCCGCGCGAACTCAATCCTGTCGCTATTCATCATCTGCCGGATGCCCTGCGCCTGGGCTATCTTGACGCGTTTGGTTCTGCGATCCACGCCGTATTTATGATTGCGGCTGGGATTATGGTGCTGGC